The following are encoded in a window of Atribacterota bacterium genomic DNA:
- the wtpA gene encoding tungstate ABC transporter substrate-binding protein WtpA, with translation MTTKLFRKAVLGAFLLLLILGLVLTGFCQEKKTVKIQAAGSLLIPFGAIEKAFEAENSDIDVLVEGHGSIQVIRHVIELPAFSGEPIADIVAVADYSLIPKLMYETMLPESNQPYAEWCIQFGTNTLGLAYTSKSKYAKEINVDNWYQILARPEVKVGISDPRFDACGYRSLMALKLAELFYREEDILHSIIGRFSYPIKVQENDSSCTILIPEILEAERLAIRDSSIKLLFPIQSGDLDYVFEYKSVAQQHEVNFLEFPPEINLGSEEYKTLYQDMKVKLAFKRFASVNPDYDILPIIYGMTIPGNSPHPQEAVRLVEFILSQRGQEIMEESGQVVINPPIVDILDNLLQQLADIVIEK, from the coding sequence ATGACAACAAAATTGTTCAGAAAAGCTGTTCTAGGTGCCTTTTTGCTTTTGTTAATTCTTGGTTTAGTTTTAACAGGATTTTGTCAGGAGAAAAAAACTGTCAAAATCCAAGCAGCTGGCAGCTTATTAATTCCTTTTGGAGCGATAGAAAAAGCATTTGAGGCAGAAAATTCAGATATTGATGTCCTTGTTGAAGGGCATGGTAGTATTCAGGTTATTAGGCATGTCATTGAACTGCCAGCTTTTTCAGGAGAGCCTATTGCTGATATTGTTGCAGTGGCAGATTATTCGTTGATACCAAAATTGATGTATGAAACAATGCTTCCGGAAAGTAACCAACCTTATGCTGAGTGGTGTATCCAATTTGGTACAAATACTCTAGGATTAGCTTATACCTCTAAGAGCAAATATGCTAAAGAGATAAACGTAGATAACTGGTATCAAATTCTAGCCAGGCCAGAGGTAAAGGTAGGAATTTCGGATCCCCGCTTTGATGCCTGTGGTTATCGGTCTTTGATGGCTTTAAAATTAGCAGAATTATTTTATCGAGAAGAAGATATACTACATAGTATAATTGGAAGATTCTCTTATCCTATCAAAGTGCAAGAAAATGATAGTAGCTGCACAATTCTGATTCCAGAAATTTTGGAAGCGGAAAGGCTTGCTATCAGAGATTCCAGTATCAAATTACTTTTCCCTATTCAGTCAGGCGACCTGGATTATGTTTTTGAGTATAAAAGTGTTGCCCAGCAGCATGAGGTCAACTTTCTGGAGTTTCCACCGGAAATTAACCTAGGTTCTGAGGAATACAAAACATTGTATCAGGATATGAAAGTCAAACTGGCTTTTAAAAGATTTGCTTCAGTCAATCCGGATTATGATATTTTACCTATTATCTATGGAATGACAATTCCCGGTAATTCCCCTCATCCGCAAGAGGCAGTCAGGTTAGTGGAATTTATCCTGAGTCAGCGTGGTCAGGAGATAATGGAAGAATCAGGGCAGGTTGTCATTAATCCACCCATTGTGGATATTTTAGATAATCTTCTCCAGCAATTAGCTGATATAGTAATCGAAAAATAG
- a CDS encoding DUF58 domain-containing protein, which translates to MNNVNYDRPLTSIFTDGFFRFLLLILLFIALLLVQKNLILISILLLTMFYACKLWSYVSIKNIHYSFDAETKKGFPGEIISLQAQIYNNKILPIWIKLLIPMDKRLIPEIKMKNNFLCEEFSLLWYDHFLWNWNLTAKQRGCFQIGPPFLETGDLLGFFQKRRYLSQSAVEVIIYPRPISLNFLSTPIKEFFGKTGIDSPVKDPVYPIATHDYQHGEPAKYIHWKASARYNHLQSKIFDSSTQRKTLLVVDVSSFREKRQEELFEKILEVVAAMVLEFDKQGSPYSIFSNGKVTGSNMTTNFSFGTGPEQVSRAMELLARLTIEEFCSMDEILFKEMKIPAGTGCIYCAYRMNKKNTQISQFLIKHNTPVYLLLAKSSYHKKFSPIPALLFSEIYGEAIDLARSDSQYINNYL; encoded by the coding sequence ATGAATAATGTAAATTATGATCGTCCACTCACCTCTATTTTTACTGACGGTTTTTTCCGATTCCTGTTACTGATATTATTATTCATTGCATTACTCTTGGTACAAAAAAATCTCATCTTAATCTCCATATTACTCTTGACCATGTTTTATGCTTGTAAACTATGGAGTTATGTTAGTATAAAGAATATTCATTACTCTTTTGATGCTGAGACGAAAAAGGGATTCCCTGGCGAAATTATTTCCTTACAGGCACAAATCTACAACAACAAAATACTGCCCATATGGATAAAATTATTGATACCAATGGATAAAAGACTTATTCCTGAAATAAAGATGAAAAATAATTTTCTTTGTGAAGAATTCAGTCTACTCTGGTATGATCATTTCTTGTGGAATTGGAATTTAACTGCCAAACAAAGGGGTTGTTTTCAAATTGGACCTCCTTTTTTAGAAACTGGCGATCTTCTGGGTTTCTTTCAAAAGAGGAGATATTTGTCACAATCAGCAGTAGAGGTAATCATTTATCCCAGACCAATATCCTTAAACTTCCTTTCGACACCTATCAAAGAATTCTTCGGTAAAACAGGCATAGATAGTCCGGTTAAGGACCCTGTCTATCCCATTGCTACTCATGACTATCAACATGGAGAACCAGCAAAATACATCCATTGGAAAGCTAGTGCTCGTTATAATCACCTTCAATCCAAAATCTTTGATTCTTCCACTCAAAGAAAAACACTTTTAGTTGTTGATGTTAGTTCCTTTCGGGAAAAAAGACAGGAAGAATTATTCGAGAAAATCCTGGAGGTAGTAGCCGCAATGGTATTAGAATTTGATAAACAAGGAAGTCCATATAGTATCTTTTCCAATGGTAAAGTTACTGGAAGTAATATGACTACCAACTTTTCTTTCGGTACTGGTCCCGAACAAGTTTCTAGGGCAATGGAATTACTGGCCAGATTAACAATAGAAGAATTTTGTTCTATGGATGAAATATTGTTTAAAGAAATGAAAATACCTGCTGGAACAGGATGTATTTATTGCGCTTATCGTATGAATAAAAAAAATACTCAAATTAGCCAATTCCTGATAAAACATAATACACCTGTATATCTTCTTTTGGCCAAGTCTTCTTATCACAAAAAATTTTCCCCTATTCCAGCATTGTTATTTAGTGAAATTTATGGTGAAGCGATAGATCTTGCTCGAAGTGATAGTCAATATATAAATAATTACTTATAA
- a CDS encoding amino acid racemase, giving the protein MTNEKIIGILGGMGPEATIDLFQKIVQLTPAQQDQEHLRIIIDNNPKIPDRTKAILYGNENPLPELIKTARTLEKAGVDFIIMPCNTAHYYYHEIQKMVNIPILNMIQETALYIHHTFPFLKNVSLFATKGTYQSGLYQTYLNALDIEILIPEEEEQHKLMEVIYGIKAGQDFFLLKKQIIEIARLQIRKGAQGVILGCTEIPLVLKDGDLEIPIIDPTFILAQKAIEKATK; this is encoded by the coding sequence ATGACAAATGAAAAAATTATTGGAATCCTGGGCGGGATGGGACCTGAAGCAACCATAGATTTATTCCAAAAAATTGTTCAGTTAACTCCGGCCCAACAAGATCAAGAACATCTTAGAATTATTATAGATAATAATCCCAAGATACCAGATCGCACTAAAGCAATCTTGTATGGTAATGAAAATCCCTTGCCAGAATTAATCAAAACAGCACGAACCCTGGAAAAAGCAGGAGTTGATTTTATAATTATGCCCTGTAACACTGCTCATTATTATTACCATGAAATACAAAAAATGGTTAATATCCCAATCTTAAACATGATCCAGGAAACAGCACTATATATTCATCATACTTTTCCCTTTCTGAAAAATGTTAGCCTATTTGCCACCAAGGGAACCTATCAATCTGGACTTTATCAAACTTATCTTAATGCTCTTGATATTGAAATATTAATTCCCGAAGAAGAAGAGCAACATAAATTAATGGAAGTCATCTATGGGATTAAGGCAGGGCAAGATTTCTTTCTCTTAAAAAAGCAAATTATTGAAATTGCCCGCTTACAAATAAGAAAGGGTGCTCAAGGCGTTATTTTAGGATGTACAGAAATACCCTTAGTATTAAAAGATGGTGATCTAGAAATACCGATTATTGACCCTACTTTTATTCTGGCTCAAAAGGCAATTGAAAAAGCGACGAAATAA
- a CDS encoding fumarylacetoacetate hydrolase family protein, which translates to MRIVRYQTNGGVLYGVLQGDEIRTIQGNLFDKVVVGSLRIKREEVKLLAPVDPPNVIAIGLNYKKHAEESGNSFPDKPVIFLKSTSSVIGPEDNIILPEIAPNEVDYEAELVIVIGKKAKNIEIDDVDNYILGYTCGNDVSARDCQLRLDQQWARGKSFDTFCPLGPWIETELPNPDQCRIRSRLNGKVMQDSNTSDLIFGVRELVSYCSKNFTLLPGSVIMTGTPGGVGFTRKPPVYLKQGDIIEIGIEGIGILSNKVV; encoded by the coding sequence ATGCGAATAGTAAGGTATCAAACAAATGGTGGAGTATTATATGGAGTGTTACAAGGAGATGAGATCAGGACAATCCAAGGTAATCTATTTGACAAAGTCGTAGTAGGTTCACTAAGAATAAAAAGAGAAGAGGTGAAATTGCTGGCGCCGGTAGATCCTCCTAATGTAATTGCTATTGGTTTAAATTATAAAAAACATGCCGAGGAAAGTGGTAACAGTTTTCCGGATAAACCGGTTATATTCCTAAAATCAACCTCCAGCGTAATTGGACCGGAAGATAATATCATACTGCCAGAAATAGCCCCTAATGAAGTTGATTATGAAGCTGAACTGGTCATTGTCATTGGCAAAAAAGCGAAAAATATAGAAATCGATGATGTTGATAATTATATCTTGGGATATACCTGTGGTAATGATGTATCAGCTAGAGATTGTCAACTCCGTCTCGATCAACAATGGGCTAGAGGTAAGTCTTTTGATACCTTTTGTCCCCTCGGTCCCTGGATTGAGACCGAACTCCCCAATCCCGATCAATGTAGGATTAGATCCAGATTAAATGGGAAAGTTATGCAGGATTCCAATACCTCTGACCTTATCTTTGGAGTAAGGGAATTAGTTAGTTATTGTTCTAAAAACTTTACCCTTTTGCCTGGTTCTGTTATTATGACCGGTACCCCGGGAGGTGTTGGTTTTACACGCAAGCCCCCGGTATATTTAAAACAAGGAGATATTATTGAGATTGGAATAGAAGGAATTGGCATATTGAGTAACAAAGTGGTTTGA
- a CDS encoding DUF4129 domain-containing protein, translated as MAKNLTRNGTLLIIASGMMEITWLYALACVFFLMLNAPLFPIWAAMLAFFIPIIITSITKGRGKRIIELFILHLLFYVLILTYTVYNYSYRSVSFLNLRWIQTLVNKQFGPLDGFAYFLLICWFSCVWFCGYKLANRSKDYFAITSQFDLGIVMLVLTFIISGSTNTLFPNSSILISYYFLFSMIAIILAQNSRSSKIKFDNQFSKTKLIFTFIPVVLLLVSWTLLFFLPQMTSVAQASYNILKVVSNPIGKLLLKILIFLFGSGYRAADISPTHSSDSAISLLDSNELSWSSKILQWILTWGGISLLILLTTLAIGWLLFSLWKWFSLKTTLDIEKKGFFEELWLWIKHIFFGVKKVLDKLFNFLIASRRKENISALFQKLCHWGKNSGISRKKFQTPLEYGRHLVFFFPDSYQDIQLIIDSFNQERYGNKLIQSEELEEIKKAWRRLSSPSKWPLRLLTKIIYSRKTKLIEAISSHS; from the coding sequence ATGGCTAAAAATTTAACAAGAAATGGAACGCTATTAATCATTGCTTCCGGTATGATGGAAATAACCTGGTTATATGCCTTAGCCTGTGTATTCTTCTTAATGTTAAATGCCCCCCTCTTTCCTATATGGGCGGCAATGCTGGCCTTTTTTATTCCCATAATAATTACCTCTATAACAAAAGGAAGGGGTAAAAGAATTATTGAACTTTTTATCCTACATCTCCTTTTCTATGTATTAATATTAACTTATACTGTATATAATTATAGTTATCGGTCTGTATCATTTCTAAATTTAAGATGGATACAAACGCTCGTCAATAAACAATTTGGACCGTTGGATGGATTTGCCTATTTCCTGCTTATTTGCTGGTTTTCCTGTGTTTGGTTCTGTGGATATAAATTAGCAAATCGTTCCAAGGACTACTTTGCTATAACCTCCCAATTTGATCTCGGAATTGTCATGCTAGTCTTAACCTTTATAATTTCTGGGAGTACCAATACACTCTTCCCTAATTCAAGTATTTTAATTAGCTATTATTTTCTTTTCAGTATGATAGCTATTATTCTTGCTCAAAACTCAAGAAGCTCAAAAATAAAATTTGATAACCAGTTTAGTAAAACCAAATTAATATTTACGTTTATTCCAGTAGTATTGCTCCTTGTTAGCTGGACGCTCTTATTCTTCTTACCACAAATGACTTCTGTTGCTCAAGCCAGTTATAATATCTTAAAAGTGGTTTCTAATCCTATTGGGAAGCTCCTCCTAAAAATACTCATTTTTCTTTTTGGGTCCGGTTATCGCGCTGCTGATATTAGCCCTACCCATTCATCTGACTCAGCAATATCTTTGCTAGACAGCAATGAACTTTCCTGGTCGAGTAAAATACTTCAATGGATTCTTACCTGGGGAGGAATCTCGTTACTAATATTACTGACTACCTTAGCAATAGGTTGGTTATTATTTTCTCTCTGGAAATGGTTCTCTTTAAAAACTACACTAGATATTGAAAAAAAAGGGTTCTTTGAAGAATTATGGCTCTGGATAAAGCACATCTTTTTTGGAGTTAAGAAAGTTCTGGATAAATTGTTCAACTTTTTGATAGCTTCTAGAAGAAAAGAAAATATATCTGCTCTATTTCAGAAGCTTTGCCATTGGGGTAAGAATAGTGGTATTTCACGAAAAAAATTTCAAACACCTTTAGAATACGGTAGACATCTGGTATTTTTCTTTCCTGACAGCTATCAGGATATACAACTAATTATTGATAGTTTTAATCAAGAGAGATATGGAAATAAATTAATTCAGTCTGAGGAACTGGAAGAAATCAAAAAAGCCTGGAGAAGACTATCTAGTCCCTCCAAATGGCCTTTACGATTACTGACTAAAATAATCTATTCCCGGAAAACAAAATTAATAGAAGCAATATCCTCCCATTCTTAA
- a CDS encoding TM0106 family RecB-like putative nuclease, producing the protein MRQIISADMLYNYIQCPHRLYLDIFEDPSKRDPESAFMKLLWERGIDFEKQVMVELKKPFLDLSVYTGLEKEARTREALRQGVTLIYSGRISTDNLVGEPDLLLKQGGGYIAGDIKSGSALEGENNESEGKLKIHYAIQLGLYTDILEKLNYSSSKTSFIHDIKGRDVFYDLVQSIGKRDQMNWWDLYLQTLSEVQQVLEKKITTSPAHQGACKLCHWRTYCLKSLITAKDLTLIPELGRKKREIMHQKLKKFTDFAHKSFQELIIGKKTIFPGIGISTLYKYHARARLLAHIDKQAYIRKTIKLPQTDTELFFDVETDPMRDFCYLHGFVERHHRDPATEKYVPFFADKADEKQEERIFIDAWHYIKQHFPCNVYYYSPYEKTIWKKLNEKYPEIITSSELEALFKSPLVIDLYSDIVRKYTEWPTYSYSVKDLAQYLGFRWRDEHPSGAESIEWYHRWLELERPEIKKRILQYNEDDCIAMRVLLEGIQELPIKNH; encoded by the coding sequence ATGAGACAGATAATTTCAGCTGATATGCTTTATAATTATATTCAATGCCCTCATCGTTTATATCTTGATATTTTCGAAGATCCGAGCAAGAGAGATCCAGAAAGTGCTTTTATGAAATTGCTCTGGGAAAGAGGTATTGATTTTGAAAAACAGGTAATGGTTGAATTAAAAAAACCTTTTCTGGATTTAAGCGTTTATACAGGTTTAGAAAAAGAAGCCAGAACAAGAGAAGCCCTTAGGCAGGGAGTCACATTAATTTATAGCGGTCGGATAAGTACTGATAATCTGGTTGGTGAGCCAGATCTCTTATTAAAACAGGGTGGTGGATATATCGCTGGAGATATAAAAAGTGGTTCAGCACTAGAAGGGGAAAATAATGAATCGGAAGGAAAACTAAAAATACATTATGCTATTCAATTAGGTTTATACACCGACATTTTGGAAAAACTAAACTACTCCTCCTCAAAAACATCTTTTATTCATGATATTAAAGGAAGAGATGTCTTCTATGATTTAGTACAATCAATAGGAAAACGTGATCAAATGAACTGGTGGGATCTATACCTGCAAACTCTATCAGAAGTACAACAGGTTTTAGAGAAAAAGATTACTACCTCACCGGCGCATCAGGGAGCCTGTAAACTCTGTCACTGGAGAACGTATTGTCTTAAATCTCTTATAACAGCGAAAGACTTGACATTAATACCGGAGCTGGGTCGTAAGAAAAGAGAAATTATGCATCAAAAATTGAAAAAATTTACTGATTTTGCCCATAAATCCTTTCAGGAACTTATTATCGGTAAAAAGACTATTTTCCCTGGTATTGGTATATCAACCTTATATAAATATCATGCTCGTGCTAGATTACTGGCGCACATTGATAAACAGGCTTATATCAGAAAAACAATAAAATTACCCCAGACAGATACTGAATTATTCTTTGATGTGGAAACTGATCCCATGCGTGATTTTTGCTACCTGCATGGTTTTGTAGAAAGACATCATCGGGATCCAGCAACTGAAAAGTACGTACCATTTTTTGCTGATAAGGCTGATGAAAAACAAGAAGAGAGAATATTTATTGATGCCTGGCATTATATTAAGCAACATTTTCCTTGCAATGTTTATTATTACTCACCTTATGAGAAGACTATTTGGAAAAAATTAAACGAAAAATATCCCGAGATTATAACATCATCAGAGTTAGAGGCTTTATTTAAATCACCATTGGTCATTGATCTTTATAGCGATATTGTTAGAAAATATACGGAATGGCCTACTTATAGCTATTCGGTAAAAGACCTGGCGCAATACCTTGGCTTTCGATGGCGGGACGAACATCCCTCTGGTGCTGAATCCATTGAATGGTACCATCGCTGGTTAGAACTAGAAAGGCCGGAAATTAAAAAGCGTATCCTGCAATATAATGAAGATGACTGTATTGCCATGCGGGTATTATTAGAAGGCATTCAAGAACTGCCCATAAAAAATCATTAG
- a CDS encoding sigma-70 family RNA polymerase sigma factor — translation MINISDCEQKTDSQLVALTLKNQEYYYCLMKRYESALMNYIYRLSGMNRTDIQDILQEVFILAYQNLNDYNEDFKFSSWIYRIAHNYTISTIRKKPRYYQNISWDEHDLDQLVQSDFNLEKNFLQKIDYENLLCIIDLLPLKYKEVLLLKFLEGKDYQEISDIVRKPIGTVGTLINRAKKLLLKEIEKYKAGIKYG, via the coding sequence ATGATCAATATTTCTGATTGTGAGCAAAAAACAGATTCCCAGTTGGTTGCCCTGACTTTAAAAAATCAGGAATATTACTATTGTCTTATGAAAAGATACGAATCTGCCTTGATGAACTATATCTATAGACTATCTGGAATGAACAGAACGGATATTCAGGATATTTTACAGGAAGTTTTTATCCTTGCTTATCAAAATTTGAATGATTATAATGAAGATTTCAAATTTTCCAGCTGGATTTATCGTATTGCCCATAACTATACTATTAGTACGATTCGTAAAAAGCCAAGATACTACCAGAATATCTCCTGGGATGAGCATGATTTAGACCAGTTGGTACAATCTGATTTTAATCTGGAAAAAAACTTCTTACAAAAAATTGATTATGAAAATTTGCTATGTATAATCGATTTATTACCATTAAAATATAAAGAGGTACTATTATTAAAATTCCTAGAAGGAAAGGATTATCAGGAAATTAGTGACATCGTAAGAAAACCCATAGGAACGGTCGGTACTCTAATTAATCGTGCAAAAAAGTTACTATTGAAAGAAATTGAAAAGTATAAAGCAGGTATAAAATATGGTTGA
- a CDS encoding MoxR family ATPase, producing MNFSICHNITDNINKVIVGKNKAIELTLTTLLAEGHLLLEDVPGVGKTLLARSLARSIGGTFRRIQFTPDLLPSDITGFNIYNQKEGKFVFQAGPVMSNIVLADEINRTIPRTQSSLLESMQERQVTIDGITMDLPVPFFVIGTQNPIELEGTFPLPEAQLDRFLMRIKLDYPSHIEEMLILERFQKVDPLEKLESVTTPEEILHLQKERAKVHISKEINHYIVTLTNATRNSSQIRFGASPRASLHLMRAAQALAALRGRDFVLPDDIKELFTPVLAHRVVMETKERLKNTSPQKLLQEILEQTEIPTMEISK from the coding sequence TTGAATTTTTCTATTTGTCATAACATAACTGACAATATCAATAAGGTCATAGTCGGAAAAAATAAAGCAATTGAATTAACGCTAACAACTCTGTTAGCGGAGGGACATCTTTTGTTGGAAGATGTACCGGGAGTTGGAAAAACTCTTCTGGCTAGATCTCTGGCTAGAAGTATTGGTGGTACCTTTCGTCGTATTCAATTTACTCCTGATTTGCTTCCTTCAGATATAACTGGCTTTAATATTTATAATCAAAAAGAAGGTAAGTTTGTTTTCCAAGCAGGTCCGGTAATGTCTAATATTGTGCTAGCTGATGAAATCAATAGAACCATTCCTAGAACACAATCCAGTTTATTGGAAAGTATGCAGGAGAGACAAGTTACAATTGATGGAATAACTATGGATCTACCAGTACCATTTTTTGTTATTGGAACTCAAAATCCCATTGAATTGGAAGGAACATTTCCTCTCCCTGAAGCACAATTAGATAGGTTCCTTATGCGTATTAAACTGGATTATCCCTCCCATATAGAAGAAATGTTAATCTTAGAACGTTTTCAGAAAGTTGACCCCTTAGAGAAACTGGAGTCCGTAACTACTCCTGAAGAGATATTACACTTACAAAAAGAAAGGGCAAAGGTCCATATTTCTAAAGAAATTAACCACTATATTGTGACTCTGACTAATGCTACTAGGAATTCTTCTCAAATTCGTTTTGGCGCTAGTCCCAGAGCTTCTCTACACCTGATGCGAGCAGCTCAAGCTTTAGCAGCTTTAAGAGGCAGAGATTTTGTCTTACCTGATGATATAAAAGAGCTTTTTACTCCAGTATTGGCACATCGTGTTGTTATGGAAACAAAGGAAAGGTTAAAAAATACTTCCCCTCAAAAATTACTGCAAGAAATATTAGAACAGACAGAAATACCAACAATGGAAATAAGTAAATGA
- a CDS encoding cyclase family protein gives MKVVDLSHLMCSNMPVYSQAGSPSFQITHILERDGFRETKYIIYSHTGTHIDAPAHMINSGPNLDNLDINHFFGKATMLDFCHHKYLYISIQDLFPYQEKISKVDFVILKTGWSQHWGKNQYYTSYPHLNEKSAEWLTRFNLKGIGVDAISIDQSESIDFAVHKILLSQKTIIIENLTNLDAIENEYFLFCVFPLKIKNADGSPVRAVALENSCK, from the coding sequence ATGAAAGTTGTTGACCTGAGTCATTTAATGTGTTCCAATATGCCAGTTTATTCCCAAGCTGGATCACCTTCCTTTCAAATTACCCATATATTGGAGAGGGATGGCTTCAGAGAAACAAAATATATTATATATTCACATACCGGTACTCATATTGATGCACCTGCACATATGATTAATTCTGGTCCTAATCTAGACAACCTAGATATTAATCACTTTTTTGGAAAGGCAACTATGCTGGATTTTTGTCATCATAAATACCTATATATATCCATTCAAGACTTATTCCCTTACCAGGAAAAAATAAGTAAGGTTGATTTTGTAATTCTTAAAACTGGATGGAGTCAACACTGGGGAAAGAATCAATATTATACAAGCTATCCCCATCTAAATGAAAAAAGTGCAGAATGGCTAACCAGATTTAATTTAAAAGGCATAGGTGTTGATGCTATCTCCATCGACCAATCTGAATCAATTGATTTTGCTGTTCATAAAATATTACTGTCCCAAAAAACGATTATCATTGAAAACCTAACTAATCTGGATGCTATTGAAAATGAATATTTTTTGTTCTGTGTTTTCCCCTTAAAGATAAAAAATGCAGATGGTTCCCCGGTAAGGGCTGTTGCTCTTGAAAATTCATGTAAATAA
- a CDS encoding molybdopterin-dependent oxidoreductase, translating into MKINKFKVAILWVVITIMFCTVSSVLIAQEDIALKIASGDTVKTLTMEEIKELPALEGWGGRMRSTGAIEGPFELRGVSIIDLCDMVGGINPDTAVKFISRDGYAMTFSYKQVKENDFITYDPVSLNEVPHGDLHMILAYQTDGDEMTFELGGPLRLAILSEKNQVTDGHWWSKWVEQIELVPAPKDWILQLKGARDEDIDRGTFESGASEGCHGVKYIDDKGREWEGIPLWLLVGRVDDDNPHEGKAFNDSLVQDGYEVEVIAVDGFIATLPISSIARRNQIIVAYKLDGESLPENYWPLRLVGENLTGKEQVGQIKEIKVIFP; encoded by the coding sequence TTGAAGATAAATAAATTTAAAGTAGCAATTTTATGGGTAGTGATAACTATAATGTTTTGTACAGTAAGCAGTGTTTTGATAGCGCAGGAAGATATTGCCTTAAAAATAGCTTCTGGTGATACTGTAAAAACACTGACTATGGAGGAGATTAAAGAGTTACCTGCTTTGGAAGGCTGGGGCGGAAGAATGCGCAGCACTGGTGCTATTGAGGGACCTTTTGAATTAAGGGGAGTCTCTATAATAGATCTATGTGATATGGTTGGAGGAATAAATCCTGATACCGCGGTTAAGTTTATCTCCAGAGACGGTTATGCCATGACCTTCAGCTATAAACAGGTAAAAGAGAATGATTTTATTACTTATGACCCAGTTTCTCTCAATGAAGTGCCTCATGGTGATCTACATATGATTCTGGCTTACCAGACTGATGGAGATGAAATGACTTTTGAGCTGGGAGGCCCACTAAGACTGGCTATCCTCAGTGAAAAGAACCAGGTGACTGATGGTCATTGGTGGAGTAAATGGGTTGAGCAGATTGAACTGGTTCCAGCTCCCAAAGATTGGATTTTACAGTTAAAAGGTGCCCGAGATGAAGATATTGATAGAGGTACATTCGAATCCGGTGCCTCTGAAGGATGCCATGGTGTTAAATATATTGACGATAAAGGTAGGGAGTGGGAAGGCATTCCTCTTTGGTTACTGGTAGGACGGGTAGATGATGATAATCCTCATGAAGGTAAAGCCTTTAATGATTCCCTGGTACAGGATGGTTATGAGGTAGAAGTTATTGCTGTAGACGGATTTATTGCTACTTTGCCTATTTCTTCTATCGCTCGCAGGAATCAAATTATTGTAGCTTATAAATTGGACGGAGAATCCTTACCAGAAAATTACTGGCCATTAAGACTGGTTGGAGAAAACTTAACCGGGAAAGAACAGGTGGGGCAAATCAAAGAGATTAAAGTAATTTTCCCATAA